The genome window CACTGAGACAAAGACGAACtgtgttcaattttttttttcttcccccttcCTCGAGCCTGTGCTCCAGACTCTTCGGACTTAAAGAGGACAAGTCCATACGATTCTCATCCTTTATCATCAGCAGCACTTTATGTTTAGGACACAACTCCTTCGGTTCGAAtggaaaccattttttttttctttctttccgtgCAGTACTTGGCTCTCCGCTCCTCAGGAAATGAGACGAGGAAGGTGTGTGCTCGGTGCACAGCCCCAGATCGTAGGACATTCTTTACAGAACTATACACACTAAATACCGGAGTGAAATTTCATGGCCGATTAGCTTTGCCCTTCTGAAGCTTCCTCCACTACTCGGACTCTCGATGACATTTAGTGAGCTGAAATCTTAGCTTCCCagtgtgtgacacacacacacacacactttaacatgaCTGATATTGCTAATCTCAGACCCAAGTTCAGATGACCCCATATAATATCATTATTTACTAGAGTGACatgaggaaaacaaaaacatttcttcaCGTCTTATTTTGGGGGTGGAATCTGTTAGTACCGACTGTGCCATAATCCTTATGTGAAATTAAGATTTACAACCCAGCAGCAATTTAGACAAGGCGAAACCATGCAGAAATCAATCCAAAATTGAGCTTGAAGCATACTGGCGATTTTGTttgctaaagaaaaaaaaaaaacggcgcTGCAAGTTTGTTTACtaggtttgttttctttttttaaatgtcggGTTTTTCTCCCAGCCAGAGATGACCAGCTCTCCATTTTCAATACTGCTGTCGTATtgagattgtgtaactgttctGTTTAAGCCATTTGCATAAATGCTGTTTCATGAGATCCTGCGGCCGTGCTCTTTTCCATTTCTGCGCCTCTTGGTGAATAACATGGGGAAATGTTGTCACATGTAGACTTAATGATCAGATCGATCAGTGAATCAGAACGGAGGTGGTTTGTATCACGCACCTGAAGTGTGTAGAGAACTGGTAGGTAGTCCATTTAATGACCTGTTTAACAGAGCATTCTTACGACCTTGACCCATTGTGCATCGTCTACATGGAAAACGATTGGATGGTTGGCATCCAACTAATATTTTGAAGAAGATTGATGTTGGATGCTAATGTTTCTTTAATCTTTTTGTTCATTCCATTTCTGTTCAGCCATTTAAGTACATTTGAGGGAAAAAATACTGCTGAAAATTAAGTCGTTTAAGAATTAACGAGGTCCCGAAAAGCAGATAATGAAGATTAATAAAGCTAATAAAGTAAATGTGTTGCATGACACTGCATGAGCACCGGGTTGCCATCCACATCAGCAAAAATCACCCCCTTTGGGATCCCAGTTTGAGCTGCACTTAAACATTACTCTCATCAGCCTGCAACGTCCCCTTTCATCTGTCAGGGTTCGATTCAGGATAAGAAAccaaaatcaaataaatgaaccttataaatataaagttaCCCATATTTTTCAGGTAGCTGATGTACTTGCCTGAGATCATTATTTACTAATCATTTGCTAAGTATCTGTTACAATTTCTtaagttttacattttacacctgcaccattaaaaatgtatttatttatttatttattttatatgttacTAACATCAGAGCTAAAGGTTGGCGATATGACAGAAATATCATATCATGATATAATGAAACACACGACCACAGtataatattacaataaatTGTGCCAGAAATACAGTAgcattggtttttttttaaataaatcctgtttgattttaatgtctagaaaaaataaacagcattttaaaaaattatatatatatatatatagaattttttaaatcccatttattttgaaataaaaatgaaatagcattaaataataatatatagacattatatatgttttttttattaaattaataaataaattctgcaTAAAGTGAAAATACAAAATCTGTAAAAATTTTATCACTATGATCTCTATCTCTGAAAAGAATATTATGACATAATTGATCATGATATCAATATTATATGGTCATATTGCCCAGCCCTAACCAGAGCTCTGGATATCGGTCTGATCTGATACTTATTTTCTTTCAGAAGATGAAAAAGATGCTGTGGAAAGTGAGTTTGTGGGAAAGACAGGGTCTTAGGAACATGTTCTCATGGCAGTTTTAAAAATCTGCCACTAATCTAATTGACAAGGAAGTAGAAAGTAAATTTGCTCTAAGAATGACATTATCACCTAAAGAAAACcgagtaagaaaaaaaaagtgacaataACATGACGGATACTTCTCAtttaatctctctttttttactcAAAGAACCCTGAATATAACAaaacaacattaacaaaaaTCAAGCAGACGATCAACAGTGCAGATATTTATTTAAGAGTGCAGGAATACTTGACTGTACTGCTATAGGATTATTTCAGGATAAGTTATGCTGTTTGAATGGTGAACATGAATGGTCACAGAGTTTTAGTGTTCCTGATCCCGGAAAACTCCTCACTGCGCCTTCTTCTCAGTCAGAGATGCTGCCATTTCTAGCTCCCTCTGCGCCTCTTCTCTTAACCGAGCCTTTTTCTCCATGTTCCTGCTGGTCAGGTTGTCATGGCGACTTACAGCCTGCAGGGACAggaatcattattattttctggGTTATGGACTAATAGAAATGTGTGTTATGGATGGaacagattgaaaaaaaaaagtttaattatGATATTCATGTTGATTACTATGATAATCTAAGGTAATATCCACTGATATGGAGGTTTAGCTAATGGTGTcgttggggtcagagctgtATAGTGCATTACTGAGACAGGTATATTGGTAAGAATGACACACCTGTTTTCCCATGATGACCATCAGGATGCAGCCTCCAATAGTCAGAGCTATCATGACATAGCAGGCCCTAACACGCACTTTGTTCCTGGCGGCATCGATCATCTCAAATCTGGAAATAAGTAACAGACTGTTTATAAACTGCATGTTAAAAATGCTTTTACATTTAGTAGTGTTGAAAATCTGAAAGATGATGCATACACTGCACAATACAGACACGTGCCCGCCTTTAGCAATGACTGCAGCTCTTTGCCAGTGAGAGGAAAATGATTACTAGGAGCTTAATGATGGAATATTCCTACATTTATACACTTCCTGAACAGCATTTAACTAGCCAACATTTAGTCTCTGTTTCTTGTAGCATGAATTCAGGAGTGTGAAGCCACgacttcactgtgactgacaggtacagcaGCCATGCccccttcactgtgactgacaggaacagaggccacacctccttcactgtgactgtaaGGTACtgaggccacacttccttcactgtgactgaaaggtacagaggccacacctccttcactgtgacatgacaggaacagaggccacacctcctttactgtgacgtgacaggcacagaggccacacctccttcactgtgacgtgacatgacaggtacagaggccacacctcctttactgtgacatgacaggtacagaggccacacctcctttactgtgactgacaggtacagaggccacacctccttcactgtgacatgacaagcacagaggccacacctccttcactgtgacgtgacatgacaggtacagaggccacaactccttcactgtgacatgacgggtacagaggccatgcctccatcCTTGTACGTTACAACATTTTAACTTAAAAGCAAACAATTTCTATTCCAAAGCAAAGACTATATTTAGGAACGAAGGACTTTTGTATCACTTTAATGTATAATAAAGTCTCTGTAACCCATCAAATGAACAGGTCCAGCTCTCTATATGAGCCACGTCTGTTCTTTGATCTCTTCCCAGATATCTCAAATTACACCAATTAACTTTATGCACTGGGAAGTCATTTTGTTTCAGAATAAATGCCACATGATATTGCCACTGTTTAATCTGGTTATGTAACAGGAAATGGCCACTTACGACACTTGCTCTGGGATCTGCTCCTTGGTTTTGAAGCGTCCAGACCACACCAGTATCTTTTTGTCCATCTCGGTTGGTCGGTAGCCGGGCATTTTAAACCCTGCTCTTTGTGCTGCAGAAAACAGCGAGAGAAATACTCTTTAGTAATACCCTTTGAATTATTAGTTTTCGTTAAATCTAGTGACAAAATTGGTGATcaacctgttaaaaaaaaaaaaagtgtgcaaCATGAcatcaggtgttttttttttatgacccagccatctagccatcacaatttagccctagGCTGTGTCAATTTAGCTGTGactgttgcctaatatatcccacccctttgACAGCTGCcattgtaatgagataatcagtatTACTCATGTCACCTATCAGTGGTTATcatgttcagtcagagtggtgTATATACCTTGTAAATTGCCTCAGCTGTGTCTACAGGTATCCATAGGTTATGTTAAATCTAAATCAATCAACAATACATCCCCTGAGGTCCTCTGCTCAAGGACCTCATGAGCAGAGCTGAGCTTCAGAGAATTCAATAGATAAATAGACTTTAATCAACatagaaatataataatgttttaacCTTGTGTTGGCGCAGGTGCCTCATGTGGTTTACTACACAAACTCCTCCAGCTTGCTGACTTTGGTGCAGATCTCTGCAATTGGCCTAAGGTAAACAGAATGAGAAGGAGATCAACAGCAAAGAAACATGCTATGTCATGCCATGTCATGGCACCTATGTCAGAAAAAAATGTGCGACTACTAGGGCACATGGTGTCCTCTTTAGAAGTAGTGACGTCACTAAACGATGGGGAATCTGGATTGTTTGAAACACTGCATCCATCAAAAGAATGAGAGATATTAAAGTAGGACAAAGATGTATCTCATCAATACATGCACATCAGTCAAAGGACAAAGAAGATGTAGAAGGAGAAGATCCCATCTCATAACTAGGAACCTTGTAATTTATATACAGTTCTAAGTTCTGGAAGGAAGAATAtatgaaactctctctctctaatatatatatatatatatatatatatatatatatatagaagcaGATGTTGTCTAAAGGAAGCAGATAACCAGACAATACTGTGTTACTCACCTACAAAAGTACCAAAAGCGGCACGAGATCTGCTGATTGCGTTGAAGATCATGACTTTAAGTTAAATATCTCTGAACATCGACTAAAAGGAAAAGATACAGTGTCGTAAATCTTCGAAAAGACTAGACAGAAAAGCTAACTTTGCACTCCCGTCACTCAAATCAAGTCTAGCTCATTTGTTGTGTTGGTTAAGTGCGCAGCTCGGCTAGCCTGTGTGTGCTACATTCACTGGTCCAGTGAGTCTGCGTTATACACTGTTTTCCAATTACACAAGCAACATTGTGTACATTTCCTTCGttacgtttttttttctactaaGAGTTTCAGTCTAATGTGGTCATCCTATGTACACAAAAGTGCATAAAACAAGCATACTTATCAtgcattttgtattttctttgcGTGTTCATGGCACAAAATACAATCTTTGCTATTTCATATAGTCCTTTTTCAGTTCATTGTAACGTTCATAACAAACGTAATTTAATACTGTATGTATCAACCTAAGGTTTAGCATTCGGTTTTTGTTTTCCGCCAGACATTTAGTCAACACACTTCGTTAACATTTTACTCTTATCTAACAGATGGGTGTGCTAAACACTTTGTAACGTTTAGTTGCAGTGAAGGTACATCTGCTTAAACGAGCACTTGTGGAGACTGTTAGTAGTCAGTCAAGACCGCCTGTTTAGGACGTTCAAGTACAAAAAGGACAATAGAAAGGTGttactaaatgtaaaaattaatattttttaacgACAATCATGTATACAtctgaaatattaattataatttgtttttacagtatgtatatatatatatatatatatatatatatatatatatatatatatatatatatatatatgaatctCTATTATTATGCTTTCTTAAAGTGATTTTCTtctatttctttaaatatatattgccCACTTGTTAGAGAAACGTATACAGTTTGATTTCCAAGTAAATATATTAACACGAAACGTTTATCAGGTTAACCAACCAAACTAGTGCAATATTCTTTCATCAATATAATGCAGGCACTGGTTGGACAACTATCACCCTCACAGGTTTTGAGGGCCCTTCAGTCATCATGGCGGCGCCCGGTGGTACTCTGAATTGTGAGGACTTTTTAATGTTTCAGGTAAAAGCTTTTCctttgcctttttttcttttttttaaactacagATATATTCTGTTGAATAGGAAGCCCATCCTTGTCAGCTTGTTGTTGTTAAACTGACGTGAAATTTATTAAAGTGCAGCCTCCGAACACAGACAGGGTTCATCCAGTTACAGGGTTGATGAAGGCTGAGTTCTACACGTCCTCCTGCTGGAAATGTAGTGCACTAAGTAGGGTGTAGAATACGTTATTTCATGCCCTGTGTAGGGACGGTGTGTTCGTGCATTTGGGATGTGACCCATGTGTACGGATACACATGAGACATGAGGGGAAAATGCATTTAGTCTTTCATTCGAATCTCTTTCTCAGTTAGTTATACCGATGACaaccttttttgttgttgttttaatgaaGGTTTGGTCACGTTAACTTGAATTCACTCTTTATTCTCGAGATAATCCGAGATAAAGAGGAGATTCTAgccaatatacagtatgtaggtTGACATTGCATTATTTCCACCTCAGTGAACAGcttatatatcttatatatttttcattaactAAAGCAGTGTAAGGGGCAATTTAACACAGGGTATATTTTCTATactcgctttattcctaattagggttatggggatctgctggagcctatcccagcacacactgggcaaaaggcaggggtacaccctggacgccagtccatcgcagggccacacatatagacagacaaccacacactcactccaatttagaattaccaatcaacctaatatacatgttttttggactgtgggaggaaactggtgtaaacccatgcaggcacggggagaacatgcaaactccacacagaaaggcccctgcttgtttgaacccgggattcgaacccaggaccgtcttgctgtgaggcaacagtgctaaccactaataATTATCATGTCTTGTCAATAATTTTGTAATCTATTTGCAGTCAAATGTGGTCTACtcatgatgttcatgatgtttccCTCTTTTAGGAGGTCTTAAAAGCAATGCGTACCTTCGATGACAGGATTGTCCACGCTCTCAACACCACCGTGCCCACGGTGTCCTTCTCAGGCAAAGTGGACGCCACGCAGACATGCAAAGAGCTCTACGAGTCTGTATGTTTGCTGTTCAGTGCACAATATGATCAGTACACATCGTTCAAGACTTAATCAGATCGTGTGTTTGCTTGCATGAGTAGACACCTGATAATGTGTGTGGGTTTTGAATGTCCTGAATGTCTCTTCCAGCTGATGGAGTCCCATTTGAGTAGAGATAAAGCAATTAAGACGTGTATCAGAGAAACTACAGAAGTTGTCGGGAGGTTACGTGAAGCGAGGGCGAAGGACAGCGACAACCTATCAATCATCAAACAACTCAGGAAAGAACAGAACAAGGTAGTGGGCTCACCTCTTAACCTCTTGAGGTTGTTTACATAGCTACCAAACATGCATTCATGTTTACTGAGGTTGTTTACATAAGATTATGtaggttgtgtgtatgtgtgtattatatataaataccaGTGTTTTGCATATGTGTAAGTTATAAGTACACAAATATACCAAGTGCGGGTGTGTACATATCTAATGAGGTTGTGTAGTTCTCTGCTGGTGTGTACATATCTAAAAAGATGGGTTATGTCTCTCCTGACTCTACTTGTGGACTAATTTACTAAtgattgtgtatttatttactgaggTGCACTGTGTGCATATCTGTCTACTTGCCGCTAGGGGGAGACAAACTTCAACAGACTAGTTCCAGCACATTTCACAAGAAATGTTCATGAGCATTGCAGTTAACGTTTCAGTTCCTTTTTTGTACAAGTATTGGAAAATGGTTTTAAGAATTGTTTCTTAAGTTTGAATACCCAGATTTAAATAGCTGCTTTTTGAATATTTATTGGtttcacacacagaaaatgCAGCGAAGTGTTCACTTTTAGTTCTGAGTTTATTTTAGTTGGTTAGTTCATTCTGTCTAtttttaagtcttttttttaaactgtaagTGTTGGacattgaattgaaaattggtTTTGTTTCACACTGCATAAGGAGTACccttttcttttgtgtttgtgtttttgctcGTAGTTAAAACTCATGCAGTCTGAGCTGAATGTTGAAGAAGTCATCAATGATCGCAGTTTGAAGGTCAGAACGTCCGAGTGCtcattatctgtgtgtgtgtgtgtgtgagagagagagagagagagagagagagagttttttgtCTTATGTTACTTTTCACCTGATTCAGACACGTCAGTGAACTACACTCGCTAGCCACACAGGTCTTAAtagacacttttgatagatactgaccactagatactgaacactccacaagagctgcagttttggagatgctctgatccagtgctctagccatcacaatttggcccttcgtcaaaactcactcaaatccttacgcttgtccatttttcctgcttctaacacatcaactttgaggacaaaatgtttacttgctgcctaatatatcccacccactaacaggtcccatgatgaggagataatgagtcttattcacggcgcctgtcactggtcataatgttatgcctgattgttgTATTACTGTGAAGCACTGGCTTCATCTTACTTTTCTTCTCAATGCTCGACAGCTTTAGAAATGCTCTGACTTGTATTTCGATTCTCCGGCAGGTTTTCAACGAACGATGTCGAATCCACTACATCCCCCCTAAGATCGATTAAACCGCCGTGCCCTGTGTAGAGATGTACAGTAGACACTGAGATGGCTGTGAATCGCAACTGGAGTGAACTGGGATGCCGCCACCGCTGTGTCCAAACTCTATAAACCCCTCTCATTCTCACTGCTGTGTTTCTACAGTAATTTCATACAGCCTGTTGTACAAACAAAtggatttttataaacattttttttttccccccagtcaCCAACATGTGTTTTAGTTCCAATCTCTTTTTATAGTTTACACTGCAACCTGAATTACAGGTGAAACcaggtgtgtttgggtgtgtattCTGGTGTGCATCCAAGGATatgaaatggggaaaaaaaaaacattttcagttcATTGACACCAGGTAACAGCTTAAGAAAAGAAGGTACTACAGTCCTGGTCATATTCTCTAGAGACCAACTTCCAGGATTAAAGCTTTAACCGTAtcataagtaaggaataaaacacttgagggCATGCTGCTCTAGGAAAGCAATCAGAGATTGGGTGTGGTGAGATGTGACACAACATAAAGTCACAACCCAGAAGTTGATCATTTTGCATATTATGACCGCACATTCCTGAAGGGATTTCTCCGTCTCATACCATAGTTATTTTCCCAATAAACATgtcatgctttttttaaaatcattttataattgCTTTTAATGAAGTTGAGCTTCTgccaaaaaaaatacagcaaagtATAAACCTCCCTGCCCTGTCACTCTAGTGTTAAATAACCTTTACTGACTGGATATTTGTTGGAAATTCAGATGGACAGCCCACAGAAACCAATATATTTGCATAAGTTTCATCTCCCGGAGGAAGAAATGTGAATGAAGTATATATTTCtgccaattttttttataacaagcTCTACATTTTTCAATACAAATTTAAACACCATCCCTGTCTGTAcacatttgtgtgtctgtcttgaATGAAGCCTATAGTTTCAGAAAGAGTCGGTGCTCATCTTGGGTTATTGGGGGTTTGTATTCCCTGAAATTCCAGCTTTTTTGACTCGCACGTGAGCAAAGTCCTCAGCACCCACAGGGACCTCTGTGACCATCAGTACATCACCACCAGTTATTATTTGATAAGaggttaaaatatatttatttatctgtctctgtgtgtgtgtgagcgagagagagagagagagaactgtttTCTGTCTTGTCTGTTACTTTTCACCTTATTCAGAAACAAAGAACACACGTCCCcttgctcattcatgcagttatccaatcagatctcaatccaccatcagaatgggggaaacGCTTGGTGATTTTGATCATGACATCTTTACACCTgtgttgaacagaaaagcatgtcagtATGTACAACAGTGAGCTAGATTGAATTCAGGAACCGAAAACCACATCGGATGTAGACAGCCTAAAAGATGTACTTTTCCTTAGTAATTGTTCTACGAGacatatttgttatatttactaAAACCCTGTGTGTACTGGCTGTGAGCTACAGTTTCTACCTTAGacaggtgtttatttattactgctAAACAAAgacttacaccgatcaggcttaacattatgaccacctgccttctattgtgttgtggtcccgcttttgctgctaaaacagccctgacctgtcgaggcatggactccactggaTTCCTTGAAAgtttgctgtggtatctggcaccaagattctaacacatcaaccttgaggATACTTACAGGtcttaatagatactgaccactgcagactgggaacaccccacaagagctgcagttttggagatgctctgatccagtgctctagccatcacaatttggccctttgtcaaactcgctcaaatccttacgcttgtccatttttcctgcttctaacacatcaacactgaggacaaaatgttcacttgctgccttatatatcccacccactaacaggtgccatgatgaggagatcatcagtcttattcatgttacctgtcactggtcataatgttatgcctgattgttgtattactgtgtattatttttcttcacataCACTGGCTTCATCTTACTTTTCTTCTCAGTGCTCGATGGCTTTAGAAACGCTCTGACTTGTAATTCGATTCTACGGCAGGTTTTCAACGAACAACGTCGAATCCACTACATCCCCCCTTAGATCGATTAAACATCCATGCCCTTTGTAGAGATCTACAGTAGACACTCAGATGGGTGTGAATAGCACCTGGAGTGAATTGGGATACCGCCAACCGCTGTGTCCGATCTCTATAAACCCCTCAGTCATTCTCACTGCTAGTCTGAACTCCTGTGTTTCTACAGTCACTTCTGCTCTTCATACAACCTGTTGAAcaaaaaatggatttttatgaacatttatttttatccccAGTCACCAGCGTGTGTTAGTTCTAATCTCTTTTTATAGTTTACATTGCAACCTGAATTAcaggtgtgtttgggtgtgtattCTGGTGTGCATCCAATTTTCAGTTCCTTGGAACCAGGTAACAGCTTAAGAAATGAAGGTACTGCAATCCTGGTCATATTCTCCAGAGACCCGCTTCCAGGATTAAAGCTTTAACAGTCTCATATAAGTAAGGAGTAAAACACTCCTAAAAAAGCAATCAGAGATTTTGTGTGGTGAGATGTGACACAACATAAAGTCACAACCCAGAAGTTACATATTACGATTGCACAGAAGTGATCTCTCCATCTCATACCAAAGTTATTTTAAAGTCCTTTTATAATTGCTTTTAATGAAGTTGAGTTTCTGCCAAAAAATTACCACAAAGTATAAACctccctgtcctgtcctgtcctgtcctcacTCTAGTGTTAAATAACCTTTACTGACTGGATATTTGTTGGAAATTCAGATGAACAGCCCACAGAAACCAATATATTTGCATAAGTTTCATCTCCCagaggaacaaatataaatgaagtATATATTtctgccaattttttttttttttataacaaacTCAAACAGCATCCCTGtctgtacatgtttgtgtgtctgtcttaaTGAAGTTTGTATTCCCTGAAATTTCAGCTTTTTTGACTCACACATGAACAAAGTCCTCAGCACCCACAGGTCTGACAAGACCATCAGAGACTAGTTATTATTTGATAATAAGAGGTTCAAGTGTATTAATTTGGGATTTTAGAAGACTTAGAGTTTAGCCCTGCAGAAAGCTATGTCTTCTAGGGTTTATCAGTGAAGATGCCACATGTTTTGTTCAGCCTGTTCCTCAGCATGAGGCTTGACCAAAACCTTAGTTCTCAAACAGTGAAAATCTTATAGCTTGTACTGCTTACTAAATCAGCTTactaaaaacaaaccttttaTATGGGGTTTTCTGCACTTGAAACCCGAAAGCAATAACAAGATCTTTGCTTTAATGCCGTGTTATGATTACAGAAAAAGTTCAGTTACTTTGGTTGGACTGTttcgttttattttattttgttttcttttgtctgaaaaaaacacctgaggtttgtggtgtttttgggGAACTAAGCATCTCAGGGTGGTGTGATTGAGCCTGGCACGAAATCTTGTTACCACAACAAAGAGGAATATTTTGTCCTGTAAATGTGTTTCATTCCTTTCACTTCACAACAATCTTGTCTTGTATTTACAATTTATTAAATCATTCTATTCCTATGACTGGAAGTGCTGAAATGAAGCAACAAACGTTATGTAAACGTCTCCTTACCATACATTATTAGCTAATACACATTTATAACTTTTGGCTAAGATCTCTTGTGTTCGCTagtctggctttttggcctttGACTGGGTTCACGTTGCGATCCTTAGTCTGGGtttgggggtggtggtagctcaagtggttaaatttctgggtcattgacttggagattggggttcaagccccagcaccaccaagctgccccctGTTGGGCTCTTAAGCAAGGCCCAACTCCAGcagcgctgcatcatggctgatcctgtgTTCTGATCCCAGCCTCCAAGggtgggatatgcgaagaaagaatttcacagtcCAGTAATGTCTACGTGACAAAAAAAAGCTACTTAAAACAGACCTGTTATGAGGCTTACATCCAGGACGTTGAGTGAGGTGTAAGCTGATCAGCTGAATCAATGTGTGAATTGAAGTACATTGGAATGGCGACAAAATATGAGTTCAAGTATGACCCCAGGACGCTGAGAGCAGACTGGGAACAAATATCAGACCGTtctgtttgtgattgtgagaCCCTGTGAACAAAAgtgattattattcatttaatgctacagtATACTGAATGAACCTACTGAAGAAGGTGTTCTGGTAAAGCAGGTGATGAACAGGTTTTTGATTTTAAGAATACACCAAACCTCATCATCAATCATTATTTCTGTAGAGTCATGCTTTTGAACCCaattatagttatagttagcGGATAAGAGGTTTACAGCCATGACGATCTCGATCCTTTACctgattctattttattcttGAAGTCAGTTAGGCAAAAAAGCTTGTCATATAAAGAAACAAACTCTATGTAATGTCTGAATACTGGAAGCTTTACATCTGAGCGTGACTGggatgacactggagactccttccatgaatgcAAATGAAATTAATAATCGTCTGCTCCACTTTCCAAGTCGGAAAAATGGACTCCAGCTCACGTAATCTAAACATATCATAAgagcatgaagcctttattatctccaaaaatacattacagaggaatttttttctttgcatatcccagttgaggtcagagcaggTATGATACAACACCCCTGGAGCACAGAGGGTTTTGC of Hemibagrus wyckioides isolate EC202008001 linkage group LG23, SWU_Hwy_1.0, whole genome shotgun sequence contains these proteins:
- the fam162a gene encoding protein FAM162B, whose protein sequence is MIFNAISRSRAAFGTFVGQLQRSAPKSASWRSLCSKPHEAPAPTQAQRAGFKMPGYRPTEMDKKILVWSGRFKTKEQIPEQVSFEMIDAARNKVRVRACYVMIALTIGGCILMVIMGKQAVSRHDNLTSRNMEKKARLREEAQRELEMAASLTEKKAQ
- the mix23 gene encoding protein MIX23: MAAPGGTLNCEDFLMFQEVLKAMRTFDDRIVHALNTTVPTVSFSGKVDATQTCKELYESLMESHLSRDKAIKTCIRETTEVVGRLREARAKDSDNLSIIKQLRKEQNKLKLMQSELNVEEVINDRSLKVFNERCRIHYIPPKID